A region of Tachyglossus aculeatus isolate mTacAcu1 chromosome X4, mTacAcu1.pri, whole genome shotgun sequence DNA encodes the following proteins:
- the LOC119947799 gene encoding prorelaxin-like, with translation MQYPVFSQLLWVWLLSSHFPGEGRSQQPERMKLCGREFIRTVIYTCGSSRWRRLSLDQQMDRQAQPAESVQSFISKDVEPDKLKSALNPGVEELQGIFTQKKLKDLFDLDSDHESLPMSENLKTYIDQLKEYSETSQGEGEATNPLEPSNFSWVKHPRKKRDFSLASYCCTYTCTKADIAKAC, from the exons ATGCAGTACCCGGTGTTTTCGCAGCTGCTGTGGGTCTGGTTGCTGTCCAGCCACTTCCCGGGGGAGGGCCGATCACAACAGCCCGAGAGGATGAAACTCTGCGGCCGCGAGTTCATCCGAACCGTCATCTACACCTGCGGCAGCTCCCGCTGGCGGAGGCTGTCGCTGGACCAGCAGATGGACCGCCAGGCCCAGCCGGCTG AATCTGTCCAATCGTTCATTAGCAAAGATGTGGAACCGGACAAGCTGAAGTCAGCATTAAATCCTGGCGTGGAAGAGTTACAGGGCATCTTCACCCAGAAGAAACTGAAGGATTTATTTGATCTGGACAGTGACCATGAGTCTCTACCCATGTCGGAGAATTTAAAAACGTACATCGATCAACTCAAGGAATATTCTGAGACGAGTCAAGGTGAAGGGGAAGCCACAAATCCTTTAGAGCCAAGCAACTTTAGCTGGGTGAAACATCCCCGAAAAAAGAGAGACTTCAGCTTGGCGTCTTATTGTTGTACTTATACCTGTACCAAAGCTGATATTGCCAAAGCATGCTGA